One window from the genome of Chloroflexota bacterium encodes:
- a CDS encoding YlxR family protein translates to MRRKHVPQRTCVGCGETRSKRELTRIVRMPDGTVDIDPTGKKPGRGAYLCKQVRCWQQALAKGAISRALGVALPDDVKARLQDQLHLLQLEGSLSGDEEPEP, encoded by the coding sequence GCACCTGTGTGGGGTGCGGGGAAACGCGAAGCAAGCGGGAACTGACGCGCATCGTGAGGATGCCCGACGGCACCGTGGACATAGACCCGACGGGCAAGAAGCCCGGACGCGGGGCTTACCTGTGCAAGCAGGTTCGCTGCTGGCAGCAGGCGCTGGCCAAAGGCGCCATCAGCCGCGCGCTGGGCGTCGCCCTCCCGGACGATGTGAAGGCGCGATTGCAGGACCAGTTGCATCTCCTACAATTGGAGGGGAGCCTTTCCGGTGATGAGGAGCCGGAGCCATGA